The Solanum lycopersicum chromosome 6, SLM_r2.1 genome has a window encoding:
- the LOC101252497 gene encoding NAP1-related protein 2, whose amino-acid sequence MVVDKGKKQKVEEESYIDEKLIFSIEKLQEIQDDLDKINEKASEEVLEIEQKYNKIRKPVYDKRNDIINSISDFWLTAFLSHPVLGDLLTEEDQKIFKFLSSIEVEDSKDVKFGYSITFNFKPNPFFENSKLSKTYTFLEDGPTKITATPIKWKEGKGIPNGVAQEKKGNKRSHAEESFFTWFSEVNKKDDSDDDENEVLEIQDEVAEIIKDDLWPNPLTYFTNEPDEEDFEGDEGGDEGEDSEDEGDEEEEEDDEDEDDK is encoded by the exons ATGGTGGTTGACAAAGGGAAGAAGCAGAAAGTGGAAGAGGAAAGCTACATTGATGAAAAGCTCATTTTTTCCATTGAAAAATTGCAAGAAATACAAGACGACCTTGACAAG ATCAATGAGAAAGCAAGTGAGGAAGTGTTGGAAATAGAACAGAAGTACAACAAGATCCGCAAGCCTGTTTATGATAAGCGGAATGATATCATTAACTCTATTTCTGACTTCTGGTTGACTGCT TTTTTGAGTCATCCTGTTCTTGGTGACCTTCTAACTGAAGAGGACCAAAAG ATTTTCAAATTCTTAAGTTCTATTGAAGTGGAAGACTCGAAAGATGTGAAATTTGGTTACTCAATCACGTTT AACTTTAAGCCCAATCCTTTCTTTGAAAATTCAAAGCTCTCAAAGACCTATACCTTCCTTGAAGATGGACCTACAAAAATCACAGCTACACCAATAAAATGGAAAGAAGGCAAA GGCATTCCTAATGGCGTTGCTCAGGAGAAGAAAGGAAACAAGCGATCCCATGCTGAAGAGAG CTTCTTCACCTGGTTCAGTGAAGTCAATAAAAAAGATGATAGCGATGATGATGAAAATGAGGTTCTGGAGATTCAggatgag GTTGCTGAAATAATCAAGGATGACTTGTGGCCAAACCCTTTAACTTATTTTACCAAT GAACCTGATGAAGAAGATTTTGAGGGTGATGAAGGTGGTGATGAG GGGGAGGACTCTGAAGATGAAGGTGATGAGGAGGAAGAGGAAGACGACGAAGATGAAGATGACAAATGA
- the LOC101257382 gene encoding flavonol synthase/flavanone 3-hydroxylase, whose protein sequence is MAKIPTVDLSPFLREGYEDEKRKIVDTISKACCEYGFFQILNHGVPLDLTSQAVKVSKSFFESPNEAKLKCSPLPNVPVPAGYNKKPNPSYEFSEFLIMLPPGSDYNIFPDNPPEFREVMEELFSQFMKISMVIERILSECLGLPPRVLKEFNNDRSWDFLIAMFYLPATEKERIGANPHKDLSCFTIVLQNEVAGLEVQKDGEWILIAPQPGALVVNIGDALQVLTNDKFKSPRHRVVRPNGRSRNSFAFFHNLSGDKWIQPLPQFTKEIAEPPKYRPFLYKEYLQKRRESKSKHIARIEDEITISHYAIPEE, encoded by the exons ATGGCAAAAATACCGACTGTAGATTTGAGTCCATTTTTGAGAGAAGGATATGaagatgaaaagagaaaaattgtGGATACAATTAGTAAAGCCTGTTGTGAGTATGGTTTTTTCCAAATTCTGAATCATGGTGTACCCCTTGATCTCACTAGTCAAGCTGTAAAGGTGTCAAAGTCTTTCTTTGAGTCTCCAAATGAAGCCAAACTCAAATGTTCTCCACTGCCTAATGTACCTGTTCCTGCAGGCTATAACAAGAAGCCTAATCCTTCTTATGAGTTTAGTGAATTCCTTATTATGCTTCCACCTGGTTCTGACTACAATATCTTCCCAGACAATCCTCCTGAGTTTCG AGAGGTGATGGAAGAGTTATTCTCCCAATTCATGAAGATAAGTATGGTTATCGAAAGAATCCTAAGTGAATGTCTAGGGCTTCCTCCCCGTGTTCTTAAAGAATTCAACAACGACAGAAGCTGGGATTTCCTCATTGCTATGTTTTACTTGCCggcaacagaaaaagaaaggataGGGGCAAATCCACATAAAGATCTCAGTTGCTTCACAATTGTTTTACAAAATGAAGTTGCAGGGCTGGAGGTTCAAAAGGACGGCGAATGGATCCTAATAGCTCCACAACCAGGTGCCCTAGTTGTCAACATTGGTGATGCTCTTCAG GTCCTTACGAATGACAAATTCAAGAGTCCACGCCATAGAGTGGTGAGGCCAAATGGAAGATCAAGGAATTCATTCGCGTTCTTCCACAATTTATCAGGGGATAAGTGGATTCAACCACTGCCTCAGTTCACAAAAGAGATTGCAGAACCACCAAAATACAGGCCATTCTTGTATAAAGAGTATCtacagaaaagaagagaaagcaAGTCTAAGCACATTGCCAGGATCGAAGATGAGATTACCATATCGCATTATGCAATCCCTGAAGAGTAA